GCCGGGTGGCGAGCGCGGCCATGTTCGCCCGCGAGGTGGCCAGCGCGGCACGGGTCTCGCCGAGCCGGGCGCCGACCGCGGCGACGTCGGCCTCGGGCACGCCGAGCGCGGCCAGCCGGCCGGTCAGCGCGGCGTCCGCGCCGGCCACGGCCGCGCCGGAGCCGGTGGACGCGCCAGACCCGCCAGTCGTGGTGGACCCCGCGGTCGTGGTGGACCCGGCGGTCGTGGTGGACCCGCCGGTCGTAGTAAAACCGTCGGTCGTGGTGGCGGCGAACCCACCGGCCGCCGCGGCGGCCTCGCGCGCGCCGGCCGCGACCGACGCGGCGCCGTCCGCGAGCGTCCGTGCCGATCCGGGCAGCGCGGCCGACGACGTGCGCAGCGTGCTCAGCCCGCCGGCGAGATCGTCCGCGCCGGTGGCGAGCGTGCGCGCGCCGGCGCCACCGGCCTGGGCCGCCGCGGCCAGGTCACGTGCGCTGCTGAGCAGGTCGTGGTCGCCGCCGGCCAGCTTGGCGCTGCTGTCCGCGAGCTTCTCCGCGCCGTCGTGTGCCGTGCCGGCGCCCGCGGCGAGCTTGTCCGCACCGGCCGCGGCCTCGGACGTCCGTTCGTAGATGTGCTGGAAGCCGAGCAGGAACCGCTCGGCCGCGCGCGTGCCGACCTCGCGGGACAGCGAGTCCTGGATCTCCGTGGCGACCTGTGCCGCGATCGTGTGCACCACGTAGTTGTTGGCGTCGTTGGTGGTCAGCACGATCGTGCCGGCGCGTGGCGTACCACCGCCCTCGACCGCCTCGGTGGTGGAGATCAGCGCGGCCGAGAAGTCGGCCGGGATGCGCAGCGCGAAGTCGAACTCGCCGTCCCGGACGCCGGCCTCCGCGGCCTCCGCGGTGGTGCGCCGCCAGTCGAACGCGCCGTCCTCGACGAGTTCCGCGCCGACCCGCGCACCGGCCTGCATCAGCGAGCCGTCCCGCTGGGTGGCGCCGACGTCGTCGATGACCAGCGCGGCCGGCACCCGGTCGAGCCGCGCGTACGGGTCGGAGTTCGCGTAGAGATACAGCCCGCCGTAGAGCAGCGGGACCGCGGCCAGCGCCAGCACCACGAGCTTCGGGGTACGGCCCGCGGTGAGCCTGCGCAGCTCCGAGACGGCCAACCGGACAGCACTCACGAAATCTCCTCGGTGTGTCGGCCTGTCGCTTCGGTGTTCCGGGTGATCGCTTCCGTCGTCGCGGACGCGCCCAGCTGCCGGCGGCGGACCGTGGCGATGGTGAACCCGGCCGCGGCCGGCGCGTCCGGATCGGCGTTGCCCAGCCGGACCGCGCGCAGCCCGAGCAGTTCCGCCGACGTGTCCGTGCACTGGACGATCACGCCGTAGCCGCGTGCCGCGAGCACGCCGGCCAGGTCCCACCAGGCGCCGGGTCCGCCGCCGTGCCGGTCCGGCAGGGTCAGCACGAGCACGCTGACGCCGGGCCGGAGCGCGGCCAGCTCGGCGAGCACGCGCGTGCGTACCGGGCCGGGCACGTGCTCGGTGCGGGTCTCCGCGTAGACGAGCGCGCCGTGCCGGTCGAGCCACTCCCGGACCGCCCGCCGCCCGGCCCTCGCGCGCGCCATCGACAGTTCCTCGCCGACCACGGCCGCGAGCGGTAGCATCTCGTCGGGTTCGCTGATGCCGGGCACGTCGACCAGCGCGACCGCCTCGCGCAGCCGCTTCCCGGAGTGCTCGCCGTCCAGCGTGACGTCGCCGCCGTCCGGTTCCAGCCGGCCGCCGAGCGCGAGCGCGAGCGCGGTGTGACCGTGACCGGGCGGCCCCGCGACCGCGACCCGGCGGCCCGCGACCACGCCGACGCTGGTCGGCCGCAGCAGCAGCCCGTGCGG
This genomic window from Catenuloplanes niger contains:
- a CDS encoding YhgE/Pip domain-containing protein; the encoded protein is MSAVRLAVSELRRLTAGRTPKLVVLALAAVPLLYGGLYLYANSDPYARLDRVPAALVIDDVGATQRDGSLMQAGARVGAELVEDGAFDWRRTTAEAAEAGVRDGEFDFALRIPADFSAALISTTEAVEGGGTPRAGTIVLTTNDANNYVVHTIAAQVATEIQDSLSREVGTRAAERFLLGFQHIYERTSEAAAGADKLAAGAGTAHDGAEKLADSSAKLAGGDHDLLSSARDLAAAAQAGGAGARTLATGADDLAGGLSTLRTSSAALPGSARTLADGAASVAAGAREAAAAAGGFAATTTDGFTTTGGSTTTAGSTTTAGSTTTGGSGASTGSGAAVAGADAALTGRLAALGVPEADVAAVGARLGETRAALATSRANMAALATRLDSLALGAEQVDAGVTELAAAVPGFTAGINDAALGAAALHTGATRLAGGSDTISEGAIALRDGLAASASGAAKLADGSADLEQGLGTLAGNARDLAAGLRGGLAEIPKLDDNTRAATAGTIADPVDVQTVRQNEAANYGAGLAPFFLSLAAWIGGYVLFLLVRPLSTRAMAANQSGLRVALGGWLAPALLGAAQMGLLFAVVLFALRFHPVHPAGMAAFMMLASATFIAIIHMLNAWLGAVGQFLGLVLMVLQLVSAGGTFPWQTIPAPLHGLHHVLPMSYSVEGLRHLMYGGDLMAVGRAVSILVAYLLVALLLTALGARRHRVWTVTRIKPEVVL